A region from the Cygnus atratus isolate AKBS03 ecotype Queensland, Australia unplaced genomic scaffold, CAtr_DNAZoo_HiC_assembly HiC_scaffold_144, whole genome shotgun sequence genome encodes:
- the NCKAP5L gene encoding nck-associated protein 5-like codes for MSESAAEAQGDESPAARSETGTSHELLQRLRELEAENSALAQANENQRETYERCLDEVANHVVQALLNQKDLREECIKLKKRVFDLERQNQALSDLFQQKLQLSAGSLPQLPLHPVPVSLDAPGSPQLGSTEQPPALLPPGCCAPPGDSALSPQATPVGPSGSPVLSPGAPSLDALSPFFKKKAQILEVLRKLEETDPLLGPPSGPPHAQGPPDSPCSPEPRAGADAPGWAPCPLRGLGAAAGWRGAEGSPCSSPEEAAPPRGALLSALAERLLRGDGGCCRLNGEAPGPPRQRGGGGPEHPAFLGLYAPCEESPEGGFAPLSPRLGLPSPGGGAPPLTSPSKVLKALKLPGPPGALRLSPQLARASKIPCRSSNPEASPVLSRRASPDAPPEPGSPEPPGFPLPHAYEAAEQPLGPLPAGPPAGSAPSRRPGKKPPEPGYLPFKERLAALGKLRGADSRPRRAPPPPPPAKAARSPHGSPTKLPTKAAGKTGGPRGEEPKAAPAAAAAAGAAKAAGGPRKAPPGPEALGAGSAAGAAGHSAIEEKVMKGIEENVLRLQGQERAPAAEVKVKPAGGLASWFGLRRSKLPALSRRAEGARGREWSGAPAPLRREVKLAARKLEAESLNISKLMEKAEDLRKALQEEQAFLHGLALDKGRPRARGPGPERSPGQLQVMYQEVTAENFMQQLLNRVDGKDVSYESRLEHKRDLCDFQRVSPDAKDPRLCRPPRNGIVGHLRGCQEPPDKVGTPPGLRDELPSDESLSESGTSQHFAACGSLTRTLDSGIGTFPPPDYGGAPAKSAPKPRGRPEPLPGAAPARPAALTKVPRKARTLEREVPSVEELLVPGKHRSVAPSRATAPPSAHSHRGCPQDADAEKPRRVQQSKNWTFPNAKACGATDPFLCPPGGLEGLHQPALAPVCSPAGHRGASPEAPPPLPPALSACSSRTPSASDVGDEGSTEARSRDAGCGPPGMEHSESLSDSLYDSLSSCGSQG; via the exons ATGTCGGAGAGCGCGGCCGAGGCGCAGGGAGACGAGAGCCCCGCGGCACGCAGCGAGACGGGCACCAGCCATGAGCTCCTgcagcggctgcgggagctggag GCGGAGAACTCGGCCTTGGCCCAGGCCAACGAGAACCAGCGGGAGACCTACGAGCGCTGCCTGGATGAG gTCGCCAACCACGTGGTACAGGCACTGCTCAACCAGAAG gACCTGCGTGAGGAGTGCATCAAGCTGAAGAAGCGCGTCTTCGACCTGGAGCGCCAGAACCAGGCGCTGAGCGACCTCttccagcagaagctgcagctctCGGCCGGATCCCTGCCCCAG cTGCCGCTGCACCCGGTGCCGGTGTCCCTGGATGCTccgggcagcccccagctgggCTCCACCGAGCAGCCCCCCGCCTTGCTGCCCCCGGGCTGCTGTGCCCCCCCA GGTGACAGTGCCCTGTCCCCGCAGGCCACCCCGGTGGGACCCTCGGGCAGCCCCGTGCTCAGCCCTGGCGCCCCCTCCCTGGACGCCCTCTCCCCCTTCTTCAAGAAGAAAGCGCAGATCCTGGAGGTGTTGCGCAAGCTGGAGGAGACGGACCCGCTGCTGGGACCCCCCTCGGGTCCCCCCCACGCCCAGGGGCCCCCCGactccccctgctcccccgaACCCCGGGCTGGGGCCGACGCACCGGGCTGGGCCCCCTGCCCGCTGCGGGGCCTGGGGGCGGCTGCGGGGTGGCGGGGGGCCGAGGGCAGCCCCTGTTCGTCGCCAGAGGaggccgccccgccgcggggggcTCTGCTCAGCGCCTTGGCCGAGCGGCTGctgcggggggacggggggtgCTGCCGCCTCAACGGCGAGGCTccgggccccccccggcagcgtggcggcggcggccccgagCACCCCGCTTTCCTGGGGCTGTACGCCCCGTGTGAGGAGAGCCCCGAGGGCGGCTTCGCCCCGCTTTCCCCCCGCCTGGGGCTGCCTtcacccggggggggggcgcccccCTTGACCTCCCCTTCCAAGGTGCTCAAGGCGCTGAAGCTGCCGGGCCCCCCCGGGGCGCTGCGCCTCAGCCCCCAGCTCGCCCGCGCCTCCAAGATCCCCTGCCGCAGCAGCAACCCCGAGGCCTCGCCGGTGCTCAGCCGCCGCGCATCCCCCGACGCCCCCCCCGAGCCGGGCTCCCCCGAGCCCCCGGGTTTCCCCCTGCCTCACGCTTACGAGGCAGCCgagcagcccctggggccaCTGCCGGCGGGACCCCCCGCCG gctcggccccctcccgccgccctGGCAAGAAGCCCCCCGAGCCGGGCTACCTGCCCTTCAAGGAGCGCCTGGCTGCCCTGGGCAAGCTGCGGGGCGCTGACAGCC GACCCCGCCgcgcgccccccccgccgcctcccgccaaggctgcccgcagcccccacGGCAGCCCCACCAAGCTGCCCACCAAGGCGGCCGGCAAAACCGGGGGGCCCCGGGGCGAGGAGCCCAAGGCGgctccggcggcggcggcggcagcgggggccGCCAAGGCAGCCGGGGGTCCCCGCAAGGCACCGCCTGGCCCCGAAGCCCTCGGCGCGGGGTCCGCGGCGGGCGCTGCCGGGCATTCGGCCATCGAGGAGAAGGTGATGAAGGGCATCGAGGAGAACGTGCTGcggctgcagggccaggagcgGGCGCCGGCGGCGGAGGTCAAGGTCAAGCCGGCCGGAGGCTTGGCCAGCTGGTTCGGGCTGCGGCGCAGCAAGCTGCCGGCGCTCAGCCGCCGCGCCGAGGGCGCCCGGGGCCGGGAATGGTCCGGGGCACCGGCACCCCTGCGGCGCGAGGTGAAGCTGGCCGCCCGCAAACTGGAGGCCGAGAGCCTCAACATCTCCAAGCTGATGGAGAAGGCGGAGGACCTGCGCAAGgcgctgcaggaggagcaggccTTCCTCCACGGGCTGGCGTTGGACAAGGGACGGCCCCGGGCCCGCGGTCCCGGTCCTGAGCGCAGCCCCGGGCAGCTCCAGGTGATGTACCAGGAGGTGACGGCCGAGAACTtcatgcagcagctgctcaaCAG GGTGGACGGGAAGGACGTGTCCTACGAGAGCCGCCTGGAGCACAAGCGGGACCTGTGTGACTTCCAGCGGGTCTCCCCCGACGCCAAAGACCCCCGGCTCTGCCGGCCGCCCCGGAACGGGATCGTGGGCCACCTGCggggctgccaggagccccCGGACAAGGTTGGGACCCCCCC GGGGCTGCGGGACGAGCTGCCGTCGGACGAGAGCTTGTCCGAATCGGGGACGTCGCAGCACTTCGCAG CGTGCGGGTCGCTGACGCGGACACTGGACAGCGGCATCGGGACCTTCCCGCCCCCGGATTATGGGGGGGCCCCCGCTAAAAGCGCCCCGAAGCCCCGCGGGCGCCCGGAGCCCCTGCCCGGCGCCGCGCCGGCGCGGCCGGCAGCCCTCACCAAAGTGCCGCGCAAGGCTCGCACGCTGGAGCGGGAGGTGCCCAGcgtggaggagctgctggtgccCGGCAAGCACCGGAGCGTGGCCCCCTCCCGTGCCACCGCCCCCCCCAGCGCTCACAGCCACCGGGGCTGTCCCCAAG ACGCCGATGCCGAGAAGCCGCGGCGCGTCCAGCAGAGCAAGAACTGGACCTTCCCCAACGCCAAAGCCTGCGGAGCCACCGaccccttcctctgcccccccggggggctggaggggctgcacCAGCCTGCGCTG GCACCCGTGTGCAGCCCCGCCGGGCACCGTGGGGCATCCCCGGAGGcccccccgccgctgccccccgctcTCAGCGCCTGCAGCAGCCGCACGCCCAGCGCCTCGGACGTGGGGGACGAGGGCAGCACCGAGGCTCGGTCGCGGGACGCCGGCTGCGGCCCCCCCGGGATGGAGCACTCGGAGTCGCTCAGCGACTCGCTCTACGACAGCCTCTCCTCCTGCGGCAgccagggctga